One genomic window of Arachis stenosperma cultivar V10309 chromosome 10, arast.V10309.gnm1.PFL2, whole genome shotgun sequence includes the following:
- the LOC130955664 gene encoding ferritin-3, chloroplastic-like codes for MLLRAAPSSCFPSFSPLNGGGDQLVPLFSSVSTLTSSSSGKSGLVVMCAATKGGSNSKPLSGVVFEPFEEVKKELDLVPTLPQVSLARQKFVDQCEAAINEQINVEYNVSYVYHAMFAYFDRDNVALRGLAKFFKESSAEEREHAEKLMEYQNKRGGRVTLQSIVMPLSEFDHVEKGDALYAMELALSLEKLTNEKLLNLHSVASKNNDVQLADFIESEFLGEQVEAIKKISEYVAQLRRVGKGHGVWHFDQMLLHGDGVAA; via the exons TGCTTCTGAGAGCTGCACCTTCTTCTTGTTTCCCTTCCTTTTCTCCCCTCAACGGTGGCGGTGACCAGCTGgtccctctcttttcttctgTTTCAACGTTGACTTCTTCTTCTTCGGGGAAGAGTGGTTTGGTTGTTATGTGTGCTGCGACGAAGGGAGGCTCTAACAGCAAGCCGTTAAGCGGCGTCGTTTTCGAGCCGTTTGAAGAGGTGAAGAAGGAGCTCGACCTTGTCCCTACCTTACCTCAAGTTTCCCTCGCCAGACAGAAGTTCGTCGATCAGTGTGAAGCCGCCATTAATGAACAGATCAA TGTGGAGTACAATGTGTCATACGTTTACCATGCGATGTTTGCTTACTTCGATAGGGATAACGTGGCGCTGAGGGGTCTTGCCAA GTTTTTCAAGGAATCAAGTGCAGAGGAAAGGGAGCACGCTGAGAAATTGATGGAGTACCAG AATAAAAGGGGTGGAAGAGTGACGTTGCAATCTATAGTGATGCCACTCTCTGAGTTTGATCATGTGGAAAAGGGGGATGCACTTTATG CAATGGAACTTGCTCTGTCATTGGAGAAGCTAACAAACGAGAAGCTCCTTAATTTGCACAGT GTTGCCTCTAAGAACAATGACGTGCAGTTGGCAGATTTCATTGAAAGCGAGTTCTTGGGTGAACAG GTGGAAGCCATTAAGAAAATATCAGAGTATGTTGCTCAGCTCAGAAGAGTTGGCAAAGGACATGGTGTGTGGCACTTTGATCAGATGCTGCTCCATGGAGATGGAGTTGCTGCTTGA